The following nucleotide sequence is from Streptomyces sp. NBC_00239.
AGGCCGTCCGTGTAGAGGGCGAGCAGGGCGCCTTCGGGGAGTTCGACCTCGATCTCCTCGAAGGGTTCGCCGCCCACGCCGAGCGGCATCCCGGGCGGCACCTCAAGCAGCAGCGCGCCGGGGCCGCCGGGTTCGACGAGCACCGGCGGCATGTGGCCGGCGTTGGCGATGGTGCAGCGCCGGGTCACCGGGTCGTAGACGGCGTAGACGCAGGTGGCGAGGTAGACCTCGGAGAGGTCGGTCTCGCGTTCGCGGGTCCGGGACTGCTGGGAGCCGCCGCCGGATCCGGGTGCGCCCAGGCCCCGGGCCACCTCGTCGAGGGCCGTCAGCACGTCGGCCGGCTCCAGGTCGAGCAGGGCCAGGGTGCGGACGGCGGTGCGCAGCTCGCCCATGGCGACCGCGGCCCGCAGCCCGCGGCCCATCACGTCGCCGACGACCAGGGCGGTGCGGTGGCCGGGCAGCTCGATCACGTCGAACCAGTCGCCGCCGACTTCGGTGGCCGCGTTGCCCGGCAGGTAGCGGCAGGCGATGTCGAGGCCGGCGGCCTCCGGGTCGCCGGGCGGCAGCAGGCTGCGCTGGAGGATCAGCGCGCGTTCGTGTTCGCGCCGGTAGAGGCGGGCGTTGTCGATGGAGACGGCCGCCCGGGCGGCCAGTTCCACGGCGACCGCCCGGTCCCGCTCCCCGAAGGGCTCGCTGCCCTTGGTGCGGGAGAACTGCGCGAGGCCGACGACGGCGTCGTGCGCGACCATCGGCACGACCAGCGTGGACTGCACGAGGTCGTCCGGGCCGCCGCCCAGCACCAGCCGGGGCCGGGCGGTGCGCAGGGCGAGGGCGCCGGGCGAGGTCGCCGGGTAGCGGTGGGTCTCGCCGACGGCGACGGGGCCGACGCTGCCGGGCCCGGAGAGCGGGGCGTCGGAGACGGCGCTGGCGAAGGCGACGCGGCGCAGTTTCGCGGAGGGCATCCGCAGCCCGCCCGCGCCGGCGGAGAGCCGGGTGGGGGCGCCGGCGGACCGGACCGGGCGGTCGTCGTCGCCGAGCAGCAGCCCTTGGTAGAGGTCCACGGCGGCCAGGTCGCAGAAGCCGGGGACGGTGACGTCGAGGAGTTCGCGGGCGGTGGTCTCCAGGTCGAGGGAGTTGCCGATGCGGGCGCCGGCCTCGTTGAGGAGGGCGAGGTTGCGGCGGACGCCGGCGGCCTCGCGGGCGGCGAGGTGGCGGCGGGTGACGTCGGTGCCGAGGCCCGCGACGCCGACGGGGCGGCCGGAGGCGCCGTGCACGCGGTAGAGGTTGATGGACCAGTGGCGGTGCTCGCGGCTGCCGGGGGCGGCGCCGCTGATCTGGAGGTCGGTGACGGCCTCGCCGGTCTCCAGGACCCGCTGGAGCGCGGCGGCCATCCGGTCGGCCTCGCGGCGGGGCAGGTAGTCGTGGACCGTGCGGCCGCGGTGTTCTTCGACGCCGCCGCCGAAGACGGTCGCGAAGCGCCGGTTGGCGCGCTGCACGGTCAGGTCCGTACCGAAGAGGAGAAAGCCGAAGGGAGATTGTCCGAATATCGCTTGGGAAGCGGCAAGGTCCGACTCGATGCGGCGTAGGGCCTGTACGTCGACGACTACGCAGAGCGCGGCCCGCTCGCCGTGCTCGGTCTCGGTGGGCATCACATAGATCTCGGCCACGCCCTCGGGCCCCCGTGCGCCGCCCGCACCGGAGGGCATGCGGAAGGGGACCAGGCCCGTCCATTCCTTGCCGTCGAGTATCTCGGCGACTTGGCGGCGGCCGCCGGGGCGCAGTTCGGCCGGCATGAAGGCCTCGACCGGGTCCCTGCCGACCACCTGGGCGGCGGGCAGGCCGAAGAGTTCCTCGGCGCGCCGGCTCCACTGGTCGACCAGCCCGTCGGGCCCGATCGAGAAGGACGCGACTCTTATGTAGTCATAGATCGAGCCAGGCGGACTGCTGTGCCACATGGCTTCGCGCCACGGTGCTCCGGGCACCTGGACGTGCTGTGCCTGCGCAGGTATTTCGCTCACGCGACCGTCCCCTCCAGCTCAGCGCAACCGGACCGGCCTTGGACGAAGTATTCAGCACCACGGCCACGGACGGCACGGCGTTCACGATCACAGCAAGGTCTCGTTCATTTTGCGCCTACGGTGCGCCGGCCCCAAACGCCCCTCCTCGGGCGGCCGTGGTCCGGTGATCGTCGGCTTCTCTCACACTGTTACTCACCAGGCAAGGCCAACTCGAACCACACCGTCTTGCCCGTCTTCCCGTGCCGGGTCCCCCAGCGCTGCGCGGAGACCGCCACCAGGTGCAGTCCTCGGCCGCCCTCGTCGTCGGGCGCGGCGACCCGTTCCCGGGGCGGATCCGGAAGCGGATCGGACACTTCGACGAGGAGCGCGGAGGCGTGGGGCTCGTGGCCGGTGGCCGAATTCTGCCGTACCAGCCGGACTCCGATGGGGCCGGACGCGTAGCGCAGCGAGTTGGTCACCAGCTCGCTGACCAGCAGTACGGTGACATCGCCGACGGCGTCGAGGCCCCACGAGCGGAGGGCTCCGCGCACGGCGTGCCGAGCGGTGCGCACGGCCCCGGGCTCGGCGGGGAATGCCCATTCGGCGCTGTCGGCGCAGTCGGATTCGGAATCGATCACGCCGATCACTTCCCGGGCCAGCAGGCGGACCCCAGTCCGGTTTGTCAGGGGGATGAGATTGGGATTAATAGCGACATACCCGATATCCAGGGCGTCGTACCGCCCGGCCCCCCACCCACCGGCGCACTGTGGCACGAACGGCGTACAACCCGGGCCCCATGCGCCCCGTGCGGCGTACACGCGGAGCGCCGTGCGCCCGCCGGAGCGCGGCGCACGGGGAGCGCACGGGGGCAGACTGCCGGATACGGGCCGCCGCACGGCTCGGCGGCCCGGCGGCCCGGGCCCGTCGGAGGCCCAGGTCAGTCGGCGTCCAGGTCAGTCGGAGGCCGCCGGGGCGGCGGCAGCGGCGGCCCGCAGGCGGCGGCCGGCCTCTGCGACGGCGGGGCGGTCCTGGTCGAGCCAGTCGACGGCGTCCAGCTCGTCGGGGCCCAGCCAGCGCAGCTCGTCGTGGTCCTCCAGCGGCTCCGGCTCACCGGAGAGCAGCCGGGCCGTCCACACCCGCAGGACCAGGCCGGGCTTCAGCGGCCACTCCCCCGGGATCCGCTCCAGCGCTTCCGCTTCGACGCCCAGCTCCTCGCGCAGCTCGCGGACCAGCGCCTCGGGCCCGCTCTCGCCCGGCTCGGCCTTGCCGCCGGGCAGCTCCCAGCGCCCGGCCAGCTCGGGCGGGGCGCTGCGGCGGGCGGCCAGCAGGAGCCCCGCACGGCAGACGGCTCCGCCCACGACCACTCGTACAGTCATGGACGGAGCCTATGGCACCCCGGAACGGGGGCCTCAGTTCGTTGTGGCGGTCTGTCCGATCCGCTCGACCCAGTAGAGCTGACGGTGCCCGTGGTGCTCCAGGCTGTCGGCCACCTTCTCGGCCTCGGCCTGGCTCGGGTATCTGCCCACCCGGTAGCGGTTGCCGTTGTCGTCCTGCCGTATGACCAGCCACGGAAGCTCGGCACCGCTGTCGTTCATCGCGCTTCACCCTCCGCCGACGCACTCGCCCAGGAAACCGCAATACGCATATGCCTGAGCTTACGCCCGACCTTTACGGAGCGGATACGGGTTTTCACGAAGAGATACCTCGGGGCGTACGCATCCGGCCATGCGTACGAGTGCGCCGCCCGTGCGACCCCCCGGGGCGCGCGCCGGGCCGCCGGGACGGGAAGGAGCCCCGGCCGCCGGGCCGGGGGCCGGGCGGTCGGGGCGAAGGCCGGGCCGGTCGGGCCGCGGGCCGGGCTACCGGACCGGGAGGTGGTACGAGATCCGGTAGCGGTCCGCCGGGACGACCACGTCCGCGGTCTCCACGGCCCGCCCGGAGGCGTAGTACGTGCGCCCGATGACGAGCACCACGTGCCCCG
It contains:
- a CDS encoding ATP-binding protein → MIGVIDSESDCADSAEWAFPAEPGAVRTARHAVRGALRSWGLDAVGDVTVLLVSELVTNSLRYASGPIGVRLVRQNSATGHEPHASALLVEVSDPLPDPPRERVAAPDDEGGRGLHLVAVSAQRWGTRHGKTGKTVWFELALPGE
- a CDS encoding (deoxy)nucleoside triphosphate pyrophosphohydrolase, with product MTVRVVVGGAVCRAGLLLAARRSAPPELAGRWELPGGKAEPGESGPEALVRELREELGVEAEALERIPGEWPLKPGLVLRVWTARLLSGEPEPLEDHDELRWLGPDELDAVDWLDQDRPAVAEAGRRLRAAAAAAPAASD
- a CDS encoding SpoIIE family protein phosphatase — translated: MSEIPAQAQHVQVPGAPWREAMWHSSPPGSIYDYIRVASFSIGPDGLVDQWSRRAEELFGLPAAQVVGRDPVEAFMPAELRPGGRRQVAEILDGKEWTGLVPFRMPSGAGGARGPEGVAEIYVMPTETEHGERAALCVVVDVQALRRIESDLAASQAIFGQSPFGFLLFGTDLTVQRANRRFATVFGGGVEEHRGRTVHDYLPRREADRMAAALQRVLETGEAVTDLQISGAAPGSREHRHWSINLYRVHGASGRPVGVAGLGTDVTRRHLAAREAAGVRRNLALLNEAGARIGNSLDLETTARELLDVTVPGFCDLAAVDLYQGLLLGDDDRPVRSAGAPTRLSAGAGGLRMPSAKLRRVAFASAVSDAPLSGPGSVGPVAVGETHRYPATSPGALALRTARPRLVLGGGPDDLVQSTLVVPMVAHDAVVGLAQFSRTKGSEPFGERDRAVAVELAARAAVSIDNARLYRREHERALILQRSLLPPGDPEAAGLDIACRYLPGNAATEVGGDWFDVIELPGHRTALVVGDVMGRGLRAAVAMGELRTAVRTLALLDLEPADVLTALDEVARGLGAPGSGGGSQQSRTRERETDLSEVYLATCVYAVYDPVTRRCTIANAGHMPPVLVEPGGPGALLLEVPPGMPLGVGGEPFEEIEVELPEGALLALYTDGLVESRDHTLDDGLRGLRDALTDAARPLEDVCDHVLNTLETRHGEDDIALLMARVQGLPPDAVGDWKMPREARSVGRARELARTKLLEWGLEALADTTELLVSELVTNALRYGEGEIRLRLLLDRTLVCEVWDAGLVQPRRRRARDTDEGGRGLQLVQLLSTGWGSRRTPRGKTVWFEQPLPGAASEVAGELSAEQLLELYG
- a CDS encoding SPOR domain-containing protein, coding for MNDSGAELPWLVIRQDDNGNRYRVGRYPSQAEAEKVADSLEHHGHRQLYWVERIGQTATTN